A genomic region of Lysinibacillus sp. 2017 contains the following coding sequences:
- a CDS encoding ATP-binding protein — protein MSYSLDQFSIIESHDDWLLEHKVNEHGNHDMSKVVNRKNKKKIAQLHYELELANELNLSTMLQPIAIEQNDQYIKLTYQSTQQKYISLAEYISASLTTYDFLKIAINITNCFIDLHQASYIYRNVHPKHFLIDPQTYDIKLYNTEHVFKYSNYAHSLGIEKELPNHRLDYVAPEETGRVTSEIDFQTDLYSLGVLFFKMISRRTPYIGDSTTLLNKMLTTSPPTFTELGIKVPAIIEKIIQKLLSKNKENRYQSAIGVKEDLALCWYRFTNKLPLSDFELAMQDNINQRNLNVIIPTRQRMINELSKQIEQYQEQQQIHLLKGKDGAGKSYALLTMYKSCLAESRFVLQFAKDTKHAKTKIPVFLLAYRQQFMRFIEVNEQTRHNWKQRLLSLNLTFPKLVLTYFPELEPYKDELNITEQQEVIEQDQLFMIFSQIIEVFHTQALPAVIIVDDWLKLDLDSQKFIEFLIKKQRPYIFLFAEQQTNDITHWLQQNNRPFIEHQILFISKEEVMEWIAYSFKSNEEALRQLAEFLFDITQGNPLFIQELFLVVCEQQVLKYDHHSHEWQFDIHASQLKGNIATFHEFIARGIEKLSQQEVIVLKYAACIGMQFDLETLLNIVPFHKEKTLQIFTELLRNRFFIARHEQVALFRTYMDFNMLGEIKIPVVFLCEDLLETTLKLVTAEELGTIHYAISSYFFSEKEQIDVEKRLLVHHLRFCQELLTKQELDNFLRLNFELGNKALKSGMFRESLSFSQVAYDVLTPAHWKNDYQLTLEVYVMHANALYLNGHKQANEIFEAALKHCEKTYDRLFVYNEKSLFYMMGQADDSFQMNLIEILQMADEALKPMNISIRTNMSTIQVAKEYLLLKSMLNKYPAYQLLNLPKTKNKTMKLVLSLLMNISGAALIVDEKLYAWINMKAIRLIIKYGEVEFASVFYGNFANILVTGFKDLKQAHRFGLLSVKHVDKYDNPFYKSNVYMNYGITISYLKKSYDTSIYYLAQTQKYHLNNSLHHLFNAMASAYTLNFMLVQGAKLTMIKEEYNDQKIYLEATNNRLSQVYANEIVHWIHILQDPNVKIDWEFPVETKIRASFWESHLVLRLQMSYLLHDKQQAEALLQEIQAILNDSILTANRPQYYYYRALWNFRQLEEDLPKKMVVSLMKDIKNCMKEVKKYVQHNPQNFEHMLMLLKAQYYRFTNQITKAVLHFDRAVQLAKLANNNCDKAIALLSAALFYESQHESQKAKDYMQRAIQTLYAWQAPRVVQVWDEHYYYLRKRVLVFDQPSENQGFDIQPIVNMYQTIASESEVKELLKNSLLEIMKHLDAESIYLFTVKMDTPKVVAYANSVKEEYIYYENAQDDIVPSFMSEILQEVITSKKMAFNNEVMAKGKSVICLPIFMNGHLKALIYCSNDTIASIFTKTKIDLVTILATQMLMAKENIESKNILEQEVKERTLELVQVNNQLQQMNDRLKQNEEERKYFIQHISHDLRSPLTSVLGYVEALSDGLVKTEEQQKQYLARSKSRLLSLNHLIQDLFDIALLEGGRIEYKKEELSAKQLFALLDDSIQNGLEEKSVHYVRSFRGENGRLVVDIERITQVIDNLTSNIRKYANEGTVHFSINSTDQFIEISLSDEGQGIPEKDLPFIFDMHFSASNNHRKESHGIGLAICKQIIEHHGGSLRVSSDGQKGTTMTIRLPVLKESPSAILNME, from the coding sequence ATGTCGTATTCGCTAGATCAGTTTTCAATAATCGAAAGCCATGATGACTGGCTCTTAGAACATAAAGTAAATGAGCATGGTAACCACGACATGTCGAAAGTTGTTAATCGGAAAAATAAAAAAAAAATCGCCCAGTTACACTATGAGCTAGAATTAGCCAATGAGTTGAATTTATCAACGATGCTACAACCGATTGCAATCGAACAAAACGATCAATACATAAAGTTAACCTATCAAAGCACGCAACAAAAATACATATCGTTAGCAGAATACATTTCTGCGTCTTTAACTACATATGACTTCTTAAAAATCGCCATCAATATTACGAACTGCTTTATTGATTTACATCAAGCTTCTTATATTTATCGAAACGTCCATCCGAAACATTTTTTAATCGATCCACAGACATATGATATAAAACTATACAATACCGAACATGTTTTCAAGTATTCCAATTATGCGCACTCCTTAGGAATCGAAAAAGAGCTTCCTAACCATCGACTAGATTATGTAGCACCCGAAGAAACAGGAAGAGTAACGAGCGAAATTGATTTTCAAACGGATTTATATAGTTTAGGTGTCTTATTTTTTAAAATGATTTCAAGAAGAACGCCCTATATAGGGGACTCAACCACATTATTAAATAAGATGCTAACAACGTCCCCACCAACATTTACGGAGTTAGGTATAAAAGTACCTGCGATTATTGAAAAAATTATTCAGAAGCTCTTAAGTAAAAATAAGGAAAATCGTTATCAAAGTGCAATCGGTGTGAAAGAGGATTTGGCCCTTTGTTGGTACCGTTTCACCAATAAACTTCCACTAAGTGATTTTGAATTAGCCATGCAAGATAATATCAACCAACGAAATTTAAATGTCATTATCCCAACAAGACAGCGAATGATAAATGAATTATCCAAGCAAATCGAACAGTACCAAGAACAGCAACAAATTCATCTACTTAAAGGAAAAGACGGAGCAGGAAAAAGTTATGCGCTGTTAACGATGTATAAATCCTGTTTAGCTGAGTCAAGATTTGTACTGCAATTTGCAAAAGATACGAAGCATGCAAAAACGAAAATTCCTGTATTTTTATTAGCCTACCGTCAACAATTTATGCGTTTCATAGAGGTAAATGAACAAACAAGGCATAATTGGAAGCAAAGGCTTTTGTCGCTCAACTTAACGTTTCCAAAATTAGTGCTCACATATTTTCCTGAATTAGAACCTTATAAAGATGAGTTGAATATAACAGAGCAGCAAGAGGTCATTGAACAAGATCAATTATTTATGATATTTTCTCAGATCATCGAAGTATTTCATACACAAGCCTTGCCAGCAGTCATTATTGTAGATGATTGGCTGAAATTAGATTTAGACTCTCAAAAGTTTATTGAATTTTTAATAAAAAAACAACGACCGTATATTTTCCTGTTTGCCGAGCAACAAACGAATGATATTACGCACTGGCTACAACAAAATAATCGACCGTTTATTGAACATCAAATTTTATTTATTTCAAAAGAAGAAGTAATGGAATGGATAGCGTATTCTTTTAAAAGTAATGAAGAGGCACTTCGCCAATTAGCAGAATTTTTATTTGATATTACACAAGGGAATCCATTATTTATTCAAGAATTATTTTTAGTAGTTTGTGAGCAGCAAGTGCTGAAATACGATCATCACAGCCATGAATGGCAATTTGATATACACGCAAGTCAACTGAAGGGAAATATCGCAACTTTCCATGAATTTATCGCGCGCGGTATCGAAAAGTTATCACAGCAAGAAGTGATTGTGTTGAAGTATGCAGCGTGCATCGGAATGCAATTCGATCTCGAAACGTTATTAAACATTGTTCCATTTCATAAGGAAAAGACTTTACAGATTTTCACTGAATTATTAAGAAATCGATTTTTTATAGCGAGACATGAACAAGTAGCATTATTTCGAACGTATATGGATTTTAATATGCTTGGAGAGATCAAAATTCCAGTGGTCTTCTTATGTGAAGATTTACTTGAAACAACATTAAAATTAGTGACAGCAGAAGAACTAGGTACAATACATTATGCGATTTCTTCCTATTTTTTTAGTGAAAAAGAGCAAATCGATGTTGAAAAACGCTTACTTGTTCACCATTTGCGTTTTTGTCAGGAGTTATTAACAAAACAAGAGCTTGATAATTTTCTGAGATTGAACTTCGAATTGGGCAATAAAGCGTTGAAAAGTGGCATGTTCCGTGAAAGTTTGAGTTTTTCACAAGTGGCATACGATGTATTAACACCAGCGCACTGGAAAAATGACTATCAGTTAACATTAGAAGTTTATGTGATGCATGCCAATGCCCTGTACTTAAATGGTCATAAACAGGCGAATGAAATATTTGAAGCCGCATTAAAGCATTGTGAAAAAACATATGATCGCCTATTTGTTTACAATGAAAAAAGCCTATTTTATATGATGGGACAAGCCGACGATAGCTTCCAGATGAATTTAATAGAAATTTTACAAATGGCTGATGAGGCGTTAAAGCCGATGAACATCTCGATACGAACAAATATGTCTACGATTCAGGTCGCTAAAGAATACCTGTTATTAAAAAGCATGCTAAATAAATATCCAGCTTATCAACTGCTGAATTTGCCGAAAACAAAAAATAAGACGATGAAATTAGTATTAAGCTTATTAATGAATATTTCAGGTGCAGCATTGATCGTAGATGAGAAACTATATGCGTGGATTAATATGAAGGCGATTCGTTTAATTATTAAATACGGAGAGGTCGAATTTGCCTCGGTGTTTTACGGAAACTTTGCGAATATTTTAGTGACAGGATTCAAAGATTTAAAGCAAGCGCACCGTTTTGGATTGCTCTCTGTAAAACATGTAGATAAATACGATAATCCCTTTTATAAAAGTAATGTGTATATGAATTACGGAATTACGATTAGCTATTTAAAAAAATCGTATGATACGTCTATTTATTATTTAGCACAAACCCAAAAATACCATTTAAATAATTCCTTACATCATTTATTTAATGCGATGGCCAGTGCTTATACACTTAACTTCATGCTTGTTCAAGGCGCGAAGTTAACGATGATTAAGGAAGAATATAACGACCAAAAAATTTACTTAGAAGCAACGAATAATCGATTGTCTCAAGTATATGCAAATGAAATCGTCCATTGGATACACATACTACAAGATCCAAATGTGAAAATTGATTGGGAATTTCCAGTAGAGACGAAAATACGAGCTTCCTTTTGGGAAAGTCATTTAGTTTTACGCTTGCAAATGAGTTATTTATTACATGATAAACAGCAGGCGGAAGCCCTATTACAAGAAATTCAGGCTATTTTAAATGACTCCATTTTAACGGCAAATCGACCACAATATTACTATTACCGAGCGTTGTGGAATTTTAGACAGTTAGAAGAAGACTTACCAAAGAAAATGGTAGTAAGTTTGATGAAGGATATTAAAAATTGTATGAAGGAAGTAAAAAAGTATGTTCAGCACAATCCGCAAAATTTCGAACATATGTTGATGCTACTAAAGGCACAATACTACCGATTTACAAATCAAATTACGAAAGCCGTACTTCATTTTGATCGTGCCGTTCAGTTGGCCAAATTAGCTAATAATAATTGTGATAAAGCAATTGCCCTATTAAGCGCAGCGCTGTTTTATGAATCTCAACATGAATCCCAAAAAGCGAAAGACTATATGCAACGAGCGATTCAAACGTTGTATGCTTGGCAAGCACCCCGAGTCGTCCAAGTATGGGATGAGCATTATTATTATTTAAGAAAAAGAGTATTAGTCTTTGATCAACCTTCCGAAAATCAAGGGTTTGATATTCAACCGATTGTTAATATGTATCAAACGATCGCAAGTGAGAGCGAAGTAAAGGAATTATTAAAAAACAGTTTGTTAGAAATCATGAAGCATTTAGATGCGGAGTCCATTTATTTATTTACCGTAAAGATGGATACGCCTAAGGTAGTAGCCTACGCAAATAGCGTGAAAGAGGAGTATATCTATTACGAAAATGCACAGGATGATATCGTTCCTTCTTTTATGTCAGAAATTTTGCAGGAAGTCATTACATCAAAGAAAATGGCTTTTAATAATGAGGTAATGGCAAAAGGAAAGTCAGTCATTTGTTTACCAATATTTATGAATGGCCATTTAAAGGCATTAATCTACTGCTCAAATGATACGATTGCATCGATATTTACAAAAACAAAAATTGATTTAGTAACGATTTTGGCTACACAAATGTTGATGGCTAAAGAGAATATTGAAAGCAAAAATATTTTAGAACAAGAGGTAAAGGAAAGAACACTTGAACTGGTACAAGTTAATAATCAGTTGCAACAAATGAATGATCGCTTAAAGCAAAATGAAGAAGAACGAAAATATTTCATTCAGCATATCTCGCATGATTTACGTTCGCCGCTTACATCTGTATTAGGTTATGTTGAGGCGCTTTCAGATGGTTTAGTTAAGACGGAAGAGCAACAAAAGCAATATTTAGCTCGAAGTAAAAGTCGATTACTCTCTTTAAATCATTTGATTCAAGACTTATTTGATATTGCTTTGTTAGAAGGCGGACGTATCGAATATAAAAAAGAAGAATTATCGGCTAAACAATTATTTGCATTACTTGATGATTCCATCCAAAATGGACTTGAAGAAAAATCCGTTCACTATGTCAGAAGCTTTAGAGGGGAAAATGGAAGGCTTGTTGTTGATATAGAAAGAATTACGCAAGTCATCGATAATTTAACGAGTAATATTCGAAAATATGCAAATGAAGGAACGGTTCACTTTTCGATTAATAGTACAGATCAATTCATCGAAATTTCGTTAAGTGATGAAGGGCAAGGAATACCAGAAAAGGACCTTCCATTTATATTTGATATGCATTTCTCTGCTTCCAATAATCATCGTAAAGAATCTCATGGAATAGGGCTCGCAATTTGCAAACAAATTATTGAACATCACGGGGGTAGCCTTCGTGTGAGCAGTGATGGACAAAAAGGAACAACGATGACCATTAGACTGCCTGTTTTAAAAGAAAGTCCATCTGCTATTCTAAATATGGAATGA
- the ilvA gene encoding threonine ammonia-lyase IlvA, translating to MELTQTKTIAVENVLIAHHFLKDVVVHTPLQLNDYLSEKYEAKIYFKREDLQHVRSFKLRGAYYKIKKIEEQARLSGIVCASAGNHAQGVAYACAKLEIQATIFMPKTTPKQKIDQVRMFGREFVEIRLAGDTFDDSAKSAIAYCEEENRLFIHPFDDYDVMAGQGTVAVEIMNDIEEPIDFVFGSIGGGGLMSGVSAYIKNLSPTSKVIGVEPAGASSMKAAFEKEGPVALEWIDKFVDGAAVKCVGNDTYQVCKTYLDDILTVPEGKVCTTILDLYNKHAIIAEPAGALPVAALDLYAEQIRGKSVVVIISGGNNDIGRMQEIKERSLIYEGLLHYFIVSFPQRSGALRQFLTEVLGPNDDITTFEYTKKNNKESGPALVGIEISDPTDHVGLLERMRANGFEYKEVNNDSTLFALLV from the coding sequence ATGGAACTTACACAAACGAAAACGATAGCAGTGGAAAACGTATTAATCGCACATCACTTTTTAAAAGATGTCGTCGTACACACACCGCTACAATTAAATGATTATTTATCCGAAAAGTACGAGGCAAAAATTTATTTTAAGCGTGAGGACTTACAGCATGTTCGATCATTTAAGTTACGCGGGGCTTACTATAAAATTAAAAAGATTGAAGAACAGGCACGTCTTTCAGGAATTGTTTGTGCGAGTGCTGGTAACCATGCACAAGGTGTGGCTTACGCATGCGCCAAGTTAGAAATTCAAGCGACTATCTTCATGCCAAAAACAACACCAAAACAAAAAATTGACCAAGTGCGCATGTTTGGACGTGAATTTGTGGAGATCCGGTTAGCGGGTGATACATTTGATGATTCTGCAAAAAGTGCAATAGCTTATTGTGAAGAAGAAAATCGCCTCTTCATTCACCCATTCGATGATTATGACGTAATGGCTGGTCAAGGGACGGTTGCTGTTGAAATCATGAATGATATTGAAGAACCGATTGATTTTGTGTTTGGTAGCATTGGTGGTGGTGGGTTAATGTCTGGTGTTTCTGCCTACATTAAGAATTTGTCGCCAACTAGTAAAGTGATCGGTGTTGAGCCTGCTGGGGCATCCAGTATGAAAGCCGCTTTTGAAAAAGAAGGCCCAGTCGCACTTGAATGGATTGATAAATTCGTGGATGGTGCAGCTGTAAAATGTGTTGGAAATGATACGTATCAAGTATGTAAAACCTATTTAGACGATATTCTAACTGTACCAGAAGGGAAAGTTTGTACGACGATTTTAGATTTATATAATAAGCATGCAATTATTGCGGAGCCTGCTGGGGCGTTACCTGTAGCAGCACTTGATTTATATGCTGAGCAAATTCGTGGGAAATCCGTTGTTGTCATTATCTCTGGTGGTAATAACGATATTGGACGCATGCAGGAGATTAAAGAGCGTTCTCTTATTTATGAGGGGTTATTACATTACTTCATCGTTAGTTTCCCACAGCGTTCAGGCGCACTTCGCCAATTTTTAACTGAAGTACTTGGACCAAATGATGATATTACAACATTTGAATATACAAAGAAAAACAACAAAGAAAGCGGTCCCGCCCTCGTTGGTATTGAAATTAGCGACCCAACTGATCATGTTGGCTTGTTAGAACGCATGCGGGCAAATGGTTTTGAATATAAAGAGGTCAATAACGATAGCACTTTGTTCGCGTTGTTGGTGTAA
- a CDS encoding YjiH family protein: protein MKTKFSFYTWFLFIALSALGVFLFITPINTADGMKVPIAILANLLAGKVEPFIHWFAFIVFIIAAVGSVVMQFIPQKGPRTLMDSLFRVHWFWMIMRVLAVFFAGMYIFQVGPESFTSADTTGVLIDPVSGLVTFMFVLFLFAGLLLPLLTDYGLLEFFGSMMVKVMRPLFKIPGRSAIDCLASWVGDGTIGVLLTSKQYEEKNYTSREAATIATTFSVVSITFCLVVVETIGIADYFAEFYISVILCGVILAFIMPRIYPLKQKADTLIDGSEVPKNREDVKEGFNVFTFGLHSALSKADSNRNLGLMFKNGFINVLEMWFAVTPIIMAFGSIALVLAEFTSFFRILGMPFEPILALLQIPEAGEAAQTMIVGFADMLLPSILGAGIESEMTRFFIATVSVTQLIYMSEVGGLILGTKLPIKLWDLFAIFLIRTLISIPIIAVIAHILF from the coding sequence ATGAAAACAAAATTTTCTTTTTATACATGGTTCCTATTCATCGCCCTCTCTGCATTAGGGGTATTTTTATTTATCACTCCGATTAATACGGCAGATGGCATGAAAGTTCCGATTGCGATTCTTGCCAATTTACTTGCAGGAAAAGTAGAACCGTTTATCCATTGGTTCGCCTTTATTGTGTTTATCATTGCAGCGGTTGGCTCTGTGGTGATGCAGTTTATTCCACAAAAGGGTCCTCGTACGTTAATGGATTCTTTATTCCGTGTCCACTGGTTTTGGATGATCATGCGTGTCCTTGCTGTATTTTTTGCTGGGATGTACATTTTCCAAGTAGGTCCTGAAAGCTTCACGAGTGCTGATACAACGGGTGTATTAATTGATCCTGTTTCTGGACTTGTGACATTTATGTTTGTCCTGTTTTTATTTGCAGGCTTACTTTTACCATTATTAACAGACTACGGTTTGTTAGAGTTTTTCGGCTCCATGATGGTCAAAGTGATGCGTCCATTATTTAAAATTCCAGGGCGTTCTGCCATCGACTGTCTTGCCTCATGGGTTGGGGATGGTACGATTGGTGTTCTTTTAACAAGTAAACAGTACGAAGAAAAGAACTATACCAGTCGAGAAGCAGCGACGATTGCGACAACCTTCTCTGTTGTTTCGATTACATTTTGCTTAGTCGTTGTTGAAACAATTGGTATTGCGGATTACTTCGCTGAGTTTTATATTTCCGTTATTTTATGTGGTGTTATTTTAGCCTTCATCATGCCACGTATTTATCCGTTGAAACAAAAAGCGGATACGTTAATCGATGGCTCTGAAGTTCCAAAAAATCGCGAGGATGTAAAAGAAGGCTTTAACGTCTTTACGTTCGGTTTACACAGTGCATTATCAAAAGCCGATTCCAATCGTAATTTAGGACTAATGTTCAAAAACGGCTTTATCAATGTATTAGAAATGTGGTTCGCTGTCACACCTATTATTATGGCATTCGGTTCCATCGCGTTAGTATTAGCTGAATTCACAAGCTTTTTCCGTATTTTAGGAATGCCGTTCGAACCGATTTTAGCATTATTACAAATTCCTGAAGCCGGTGAAGCTGCACAAACAATGATTGTTGGATTTGCAGATATGCTGCTTCCTTCTATTTTAGGAGCCGGAATTGAATCTGAAATGACTCGCTTCTTTATCGCTACCGTTTCCGTTACACAATTAATTTACATGTCAGAAGTCGGTGGATTAATTCTTGGTACGAAGCTCCCAATTAAATTATGGGACTTGTTCGCGATTTTCTTAATCCGTACACTTATCTCGATTCCAATTATTGCAGTCATTGCACATATTTTATTTTAA
- the bshB2 gene encoding bacillithiol biosynthesis deacetylase BshB2 — MTLQEERHVLVVYPHPDDEAFSVAGSVRMYRNMGVPVTYACLTLGEMGRNLGNPPFATRESLPEVRRKELIAACAAMGIEDLRMMGLRDKTVEFEDDEKMVQLVTDLIDELNPSLIFTFLPNYAVHPDHEATARAVVEAVRRIDKEKRPRILACAFANDTIEKIGEPHVTIDIQSVKNDKLNALKAHASQTGWMIQETAKRADDGEVLTDSWLSVEKFYNVTFND, encoded by the coding sequence ATGACTTTACAAGAAGAACGTCACGTATTAGTTGTTTACCCTCACCCAGATGATGAAGCCTTTTCTGTTGCGGGTTCTGTACGTATGTATCGTAATATGGGGGTCCCTGTTACATATGCTTGCTTAACATTAGGCGAAATGGGACGTAACCTTGGAAATCCCCCATTTGCAACACGTGAATCATTACCTGAAGTCCGTCGTAAAGAATTAATTGCGGCCTGTGCTGCGATGGGGATTGAAGATTTACGTATGATGGGATTACGTGATAAAACAGTGGAATTTGAAGATGATGAAAAAATGGTGCAACTTGTTACGGATTTAATCGACGAATTGAACCCCTCATTAATTTTCACGTTCTTGCCAAACTATGCGGTGCACCCTGACCATGAAGCAACAGCACGTGCTGTTGTTGAAGCAGTACGCCGAATCGATAAAGAAAAACGTCCACGTATTTTAGCCTGTGCATTTGCTAACGATACAATCGAAAAGATTGGCGAACCACATGTTACAATCGATATTCAATCAGTAAAAAATGATAAATTAAATGCTTTAAAAGCACATGCCTCTCAAACGGGCTGGATGATACAAGAAACAGCGAAACGTGCCGATGACGGTGAAGTATTAACGGACAGTTGGTTAAGTGTTGAGAAGTTTTATAATGTCACGTTTAACGATTAA
- a CDS encoding YojF family protein, with translation MKEVNTQELQELLNSFANKDVYIHLETTNGSYATHYNEQFFNAGAFIRNVKIRYELGKVVDNSPHRVGLKMEHGWVYAQGITHFELDDQGRLLMAGLDFTGKLAVALEISESPFAY, from the coding sequence ATGAAAGAAGTAAATACTCAAGAGCTCCAAGAATTACTCAATTCTTTTGCGAACAAAGACGTATATATTCATCTAGAAACAACAAATGGCTCGTATGCCACACATTATAATGAACAATTTTTCAATGCGGGGGCATTTATCCGCAATGTAAAAATACGCTATGAATTAGGAAAAGTCGTGGATAATTCACCACATCGTGTCGGTTTAAAAATGGAACATGGCTGGGTTTACGCGCAAGGTATTACCCACTTTGAATTGGATGATCAAGGTCGTTTACTAATGGCTGGATTAGATTTTACAGGAAAGCTAGCGGTTGCACTTGAAATTAGTGAATCGCCATTTGCTTATTAA
- the thiD gene encoding bifunctional hydroxymethylpyrimidine kinase/phosphomethylpyrimidine kinase, whose protein sequence is MTLKKTLTIAGSDTSAGAGMQADLKAFQEHGTYGMVALTVVVTMDPKTWSHNVTPLPTELLQKQLDTALSTGVDAIKTGMLSTEEIIQMASKAIQNSGTDKIVIDPVMICKGDDEVLNPGNTTAMIHYLLPFATVVTPNLFEAGQLAGVPTPKTIEEMQSAAQKIHALGAKNVVIKGGKALAHDKAVDLFFNGTEFKLLETEKVASTYNHGAGCTFAASVCANLAIGLSVEEAVIEAKQFVSAAIKHGWALNEHVGPVMHGAKPRYGAPKVTVTTISNETIM, encoded by the coding sequence ATGACGCTCAAAAAAACATTAACAATTGCAGGTTCAGATACATCAGCTGGTGCAGGAATGCAAGCTGATTTAAAGGCTTTCCAAGAACATGGAACATACGGGATGGTCGCGTTAACGGTTGTTGTCACGATGGATCCAAAAACGTGGAGCCACAATGTGACACCACTTCCAACAGAACTTTTACAAAAACAGTTGGATACCGCGCTATCTACAGGCGTTGATGCCATTAAAACTGGCATGCTTTCTACAGAGGAAATTATTCAAATGGCTTCAAAAGCGATTCAAAACTCTGGTACAGATAAAATTGTCATCGATCCCGTAATGATTTGTAAAGGCGACGACGAAGTGTTGAATCCTGGGAATACTACAGCGATGATTCACTACTTATTACCTTTTGCAACAGTTGTAACACCAAACTTATTTGAGGCAGGTCAGTTAGCTGGCGTACCTACACCAAAAACAATTGAAGAAATGCAAAGCGCTGCCCAAAAAATTCATGCGCTAGGTGCTAAAAATGTTGTCATTAAAGGCGGCAAAGCATTAGCACATGATAAAGCCGTCGATTTATTCTTTAACGGGACTGAGTTTAAATTATTAGAAACAGAAAAAGTCGCTTCTACTTATAATCACGGTGCCGGCTGTACATTTGCTGCGAGCGTTTGTGCAAACTTAGCAATTGGACTTTCTGTTGAAGAAGCAGTCATCGAAGCAAAACAATTTGTTTCTGCTGCCATTAAACATGGATGGGCATTAAACGAGCATGTTGGACCAGTCATGCACGGCGCAAAACCCCGCTACGGCGCGCCTAAAGTAACCGTAACGACGATTTCAAATGAAACGATTATGTAA
- a CDS encoding uracil-DNA glycosylase: protein MIETVTNKWRDVLHEQTTYDYYKKLQTFLAKEYNEATIYPKQEAVLNALTYTDYDDVKVVLLGQDPYHGPRQAHGLSFSVLPGQKLPPSLRNMMKELQDDLGCELPDHGELTHWAKQGVLLLNTVLTVRAGEAHSHKGQGWEQFTDAVIESIAKREQPVVFLLWGKPAQSKRQIIERYPNGHIILEAPHPSPLSAHRGFFGSNPYSKTNDALIQLGQAPIDWCIPHKQAKLFDESMVK, encoded by the coding sequence ATGATTGAAACAGTAACGAATAAATGGCGTGATGTATTACATGAACAAACAACCTATGATTATTATAAGAAGTTGCAAACATTTTTAGCCAAAGAATATAACGAAGCTACGATTTATCCGAAGCAAGAAGCTGTCCTTAACGCATTAACATACACAGATTATGATGATGTGAAAGTCGTATTATTAGGACAAGATCCGTATCATGGACCACGTCAAGCACATGGGTTAAGTTTTTCCGTATTACCAGGACAAAAGCTTCCACCCAGTCTAAGAAATATGATGAAAGAATTACAGGACGATTTAGGGTGCGAATTGCCAGATCACGGGGAGCTGACACATTGGGCAAAGCAGGGAGTTCTGTTATTAAATACAGTATTAACTGTGCGCGCGGGTGAAGCACATTCGCATAAAGGGCAGGGTTGGGAACAATTCACAGATGCAGTTATTGAAAGTATAGCCAAACGCGAGCAGCCTGTTGTCTTTTTATTGTGGGGAAAACCTGCACAAAGTAAACGTCAAATAATTGAACGCTATCCAAATGGGCATATCATTTTAGAAGCGCCACATCCTAGTCCATTAAGCGCGCATCGTGGCTTTTTTGGCAGTAACCCATATTCCAAAACAAATGATGCATTAATTCAATTAGGACAAGCACCCATCGATTGGTGTATCCCGCATAAACAGGCTAAACTTTTTGATGAAAGCATGGTAAAGTGA
- a CDS encoding uracil-DNA glycosylase translates to MNVDCFKCQYFRVTWDPNNPRGCSAYGFKTKQLPSVLVKKSSGMDCLKFVPKKREDQR, encoded by the coding sequence ATGAATGTCGATTGCTTTAAATGTCAATACTTCCGCGTAACTTGGGATCCAAACAATCCACGTGGCTGCTCAGCATATGGCTTTAAAACAAAGCAGCTGCCATCTGTTCTAGTGAAGAAATCTTCTGGTATGGATTGCTTAAAATTTGTACCAAAAAAACGGGAGGATCAGCGATGA
- a CDS encoding YwdI family protein, whose translation MITYEKIVAQIAKLAVQANDTKDEQHVREQLTAIRALCDVVLNDDAVQSNQSRTSYTESNFVNQSIPSPVFTQPVMNSSQKLEEADANGDSIFDF comes from the coding sequence ATGATTACATATGAAAAAATTGTAGCGCAAATTGCAAAGCTTGCCGTACAAGCGAACGATACAAAAGATGAACAGCATGTCCGCGAACAGCTAACAGCGATTCGCGCATTATGCGATGTCGTATTGAATGATGATGCGGTTCAGTCAAACCAATCGCGCACATCATATACAGAATCGAATTTTGTAAATCAATCAATCCCATCGCCCGTTTTTACACAACCAGTGATGAATTCGTCGCAAAAGCTAGAAGAAGCGGATGCGAATGGTGATTCTATTTTTGATTTCTAA